A single window of Paenibacillus sp. SYP-B4298 DNA harbors:
- a CDS encoding ThuA domain-containing protein → MIRVTVWNEFQHEKENETVRSVYPDGIHMALARGIAGDQVQVRTATLEEPEHGLTQEVLDETDVLLWWGHKAHDQVQDEIVERVKQRVLAGMGLIVLHSGHFSKVFQSLMGTGCDLKWREADEKERIWIVNPAHPIAAGLPEYITLDQEEMYGEHFDIPAPDELVMISWFEGGEVFRSGCTFYRGQGKIFYFRPGHETYPTYHHPQVLQVIRNGVQWAAPSGTAAPVRGHHQPLEPIKSKN, encoded by the coding sequence ATGATTCGTGTTACGGTGTGGAATGAATTTCAGCATGAAAAGGAAAATGAAACAGTGCGCAGCGTCTACCCGGACGGCATCCATATGGCGCTCGCAAGAGGCATTGCCGGGGACCAGGTACAGGTGAGGACGGCTACGCTGGAGGAGCCGGAGCATGGGCTGACGCAGGAGGTGCTCGATGAGACCGATGTGCTCCTATGGTGGGGACATAAGGCTCATGATCAAGTGCAGGATGAGATTGTCGAACGGGTGAAGCAGCGCGTGCTGGCGGGGATGGGACTGATCGTCCTGCATTCCGGGCATTTCTCCAAGGTCTTCCAATCGTTGATGGGGACAGGCTGTGATCTGAAATGGCGCGAGGCGGATGAGAAGGAGCGGATCTGGATCGTCAATCCGGCGCATCCGATCGCCGCTGGATTGCCGGAGTATATTACGCTGGATCAAGAGGAGATGTACGGAGAGCATTTTGACATTCCTGCCCCAGATGAACTGGTCATGATTAGCTGGTTCGAGGGCGGCGAGGTGTTCCGCAGCGGCTGCACGTTCTACCGGGGACAAGGCAAAATATTCTACTTCCGTCCAGGCCATGAGACCTATCCGACCTACCATCATCCACAGGTGCTGCAGGTCATTCGCAATGGTGTGCAGTGGGCGGCTCCGTCAGGGACTGCGGCTCCGGTACGCGGGCATCATCAGCCGCTGGAGCCGATTAAGAGCAAGAACTAA
- a CDS encoding DUF456 domain-containing protein — translation MVITGWILVILLFAVGMAGAIFPILPGVLAIYAAFFVYGFFISFEPFGWVFWSLQTIILIALFIADYAVSAWGVKKFGGSRASVIGSTIGIIIGPFVIPGIGLLLGPFIGAVIGELIAGADAEKSMKVGVGSVVGLLTSTVVKIILQLVMIVLFIIWLVV, via the coding sequence ATGGTAATTACGGGCTGGATTTTGGTTATTTTATTGTTTGCAGTTGGAATGGCGGGTGCGATCTTTCCGATCCTGCCTGGTGTGCTGGCGATTTACGCCGCCTTTTTTGTCTACGGCTTCTTCATCAGCTTTGAGCCCTTCGGCTGGGTGTTCTGGTCCCTGCAGACGATCATTCTGATTGCGCTGTTCATCGCGGATTACGCGGTCAGCGCCTGGGGCGTCAAGAAATTCGGCGGCTCCAGAGCCTCAGTTATTGGCAGTACGATCGGTATTATTATCGGGCCATTCGTCATTCCAGGCATCGGACTGCTGCTGGGGCCGTTCATTGGAGCCGTCATTGGTGAACTGATTGCCGGGGCGGATGCCGAGAAGTCGATGAAGGTCGGCGTTGGCTCGGTCGTTGGCCTGCTGACGAGTACGGTCGTCAAAATTATATTGCAACTGGTGATGATTGTACTGTTTATTATCTGGCTGGTCGTGTAG
- a CDS encoding Cof-type HAD-IIB family hydrolase encodes MTTYKLIALDMDGTLLNDRSEISPSNAEWIHKALDAGYIVSFSTGRGFQSALPFAEQLELTTPMITVNGGEIWHRPHVLHRRTYLADGTVERLHALAEQYGTWFWGYTVEGIYNRERWLAPGVAPSSMHWLKFGFDTPDTAARQAIIDEIHRWGSLEVSNSSPTNLEINPPGVSKASALRELCGLLDMDMSQVVAVGDSLNDIAAIREAGLGIAMGNAQEAVKEAADLVTVSNNEDAIAVILKNIMKP; translated from the coding sequence ATGACGACCTACAAATTGATTGCGCTGGATATGGACGGAACATTGCTTAATGACCGCAGTGAGATTAGTCCAAGCAATGCAGAATGGATTCACAAGGCGTTGGATGCCGGATACATCGTCAGCTTCTCGACGGGGCGGGGTTTTCAGAGCGCGCTGCCCTTCGCGGAGCAACTGGAGCTCACGACACCGATGATTACGGTGAACGGCGGGGAGATCTGGCATCGTCCCCATGTGCTGCATCGGCGGACATATCTGGCTGACGGAACTGTGGAGCGGCTGCATGCGCTGGCAGAGCAGTATGGTACATGGTTCTGGGGATATACAGTGGAGGGGATCTACAATCGGGAGCGCTGGCTTGCTCCGGGAGTGGCGCCCAGCAGCATGCATTGGCTGAAGTTCGGCTTCGATACGCCGGATACGGCCGCACGGCAAGCCATCATAGATGAGATACACCGTTGGGGCAGTCTGGAGGTCTCCAACTCGTCGCCTACGAATCTGGAAATTAACCCGCCAGGCGTCTCGAAGGCAAGTGCGCTGCGCGAGCTGTGCGGATTGCTAGATATGGACATGTCTCAAGTGGTGGCCGTGGGGGATAGTCTCAATGATATTGCAGCGATCCGCGAGGCAGGGCTTGGCATTGCCATGGGCAATGCGCAGGAGGCGGTCAAGGAGGCGGCTGATCTGGTAACCGTGTCGAATAATGAGGACGCCATCGCAGTTATTCTAAAAAATATAATGAAACCTTGA
- a CDS encoding DinB family protein, which yields MISLGEDTIYQYHKFIEWMDTLRDLDDNAWLTPVAEGKATIGEIVAHLQNWDHYLIHTIIPSIKHGEGMVFPDFDSFNQKAYEYARSGITKNRMLDEFKQTRLQLVEILLSEPDVAAKQVTANGVVNCPHTGTPYSLLYIIHEFIEHDLHHKNQILSAIGFSRSEE from the coding sequence ATGATTAGCTTAGGGGAAGACACGATTTATCAGTACCATAAATTCATAGAGTGGATGGATACTTTACGTGATCTGGATGATAACGCTTGGCTCACTCCAGTCGCGGAAGGGAAAGCAACGATCGGGGAAATCGTTGCGCATCTTCAGAATTGGGATCATTACCTCATCCATACGATTATTCCTTCCATTAAACATGGCGAAGGAATGGTCTTTCCTGATTTTGATTCGTTCAATCAAAAAGCTTATGAATATGCACGTTCGGGCATTACTAAAAATCGTATGCTCGACGAATTCAAGCAAACTCGCCTTCAATTGGTTGAGATCCTGCTGTCAGAGCCAGACGTTGCCGCTAAACAGGTGACTGCAAACGGCGTTGTAAATTGCCCGCATACAGGCACCCCCTACTCCTTGCTTTACATTATCCACGAATTTATTGAGCATGACCTTCATCATAAGAATCAAATTTTATCAGCAATTGGATTCTCACGGAGTGAAGAATGA